GCCGCAAACCTTATATCCATCGATGATTACGTCGACACTGCTTCGTCTCTCGAAGCAGAGAAACGGATCGCCGTGGGGATCCTTCTGCGGCTTGCCGCAAATCGACGCCGTCACGCCCAGCTCGGCCAGCGTGACAATCAGGGACTGGTGGAACAGGTCAAACAGGCCGGTCACCGACGTGCTGCGTGGATCGGCCGTCGGCACGCAGTAGCTGTAAGTCAGCTCAGCGTCATGCAGAATCGCCCCGCCGCCGGAAGCGCGGCGCACGCAGGCGGCGTCGCGGCTTTCGTGGTGGGACCAGCGGTCGGCGTACTTTTGGAAGTAGCCGAGCGAGAGGGTCGGCTCGCTCCATTGGTAGAAGCGAAGCGTTGCCCTCTGGCTATCGGCGGTCGACTCCAGCAAGGATTCGTCGACCGCCATGTTCCAGCTTCCCCGATGGGAAGCGTTTTCTATCAGGCGAACCGCCATCGCACTCGCCTAGTTGCAAACGGCCCGCAGGCACGGCTGACGCGCCGCCGCTACTTCGTT
This genomic window from Blastopirellula marina contains:
- a CDS encoding biotin/lipoate A/B protein ligase family protein; protein product: MAVDESLLESTADSQRATLRFYQWSEPTLSLGYFQKYADRWSHHESRDAACVRRASGGGAILHDAELTYSYCVPTADPRSTSVTGLFDLFHQSLIVTLAELGVTASICGKPQKDPHGDPFLCFERRSSVDVIIDGYKVCG